The following are from one region of the Coriobacteriia bacterium genome:
- the hemL gene encoding glutamate-1-semialdehyde 2,1-aminomutase, with the protein MNHAHSSDLFERAQRVIPGGVNSPVRAFRSVGTDPLFYERAKGSRVWDADGNEYIDFVASWGPMILGHGPDVVLDAVRAQLDRGTSYGAPTELEVRMAEAVCAAVPSVEMVRMVSSGTEATMSAIRLARGYTGREKFIKFDGNYHGHSDALLVAAGSGLLTLGIPGTPGVTKGAAQDTIVLPYNDLDAVAAALAAEGDEIAAIIVEPVSGNMGVVPPAEGFLQGLRDLCDTHGVVLIFDEVITGFRVALGGAQERYGVMPDLTTLGKIIGGGFPVGAFGGKREIMDQLAPVGPVYQAGTLSGNPVAMAAGLALIAELSKPGIYDELERKGARLEAGLRAAAYAAGIDAYFTRVGAMACIFFTAEVVRDWTTASTSDTDRYARYFRGMLDRGIVLAPSQFEATFVGMAHSDADIDAMTDAAGEVLATL; encoded by the coding sequence ATGAACCATGCACACTCCTCGGACCTGTTCGAGCGCGCCCAGCGCGTCATCCCGGGCGGCGTGAACTCGCCGGTCCGTGCGTTCCGCAGCGTGGGCACTGACCCGCTCTTCTACGAGCGCGCGAAGGGTTCGCGCGTGTGGGACGCCGACGGCAACGAGTACATCGACTTCGTCGCCTCCTGGGGTCCGATGATCCTCGGCCACGGCCCGGACGTGGTGCTCGACGCGGTGCGGGCCCAACTCGATCGCGGCACGAGCTACGGTGCGCCGACCGAACTCGAGGTGCGCATGGCCGAGGCGGTGTGTGCCGCGGTTCCCTCCGTCGAGATGGTGCGCATGGTCTCGAGCGGCACTGAGGCCACGATGAGCGCGATCCGCCTCGCGCGCGGCTACACCGGCCGCGAGAAGTTCATCAAGTTCGACGGCAACTATCACGGTCACTCCGACGCACTGCTGGTGGCTGCTGGCAGCGGTCTGCTGACCCTGGGCATCCCCGGCACTCCCGGTGTCACCAAAGGCGCCGCCCAGGACACTATCGTGCTTCCGTACAACGACCTCGACGCGGTTGCCGCGGCGCTCGCCGCAGAAGGCGACGAGATCGCGGCGATCATCGTCGAGCCGGTCTCCGGCAACATGGGAGTCGTTCCGCCCGCCGAGGGTTTCTTGCAGGGTCTGCGCGACCTGTGCGATACACACGGTGTCGTGCTCATCTTCGACGAGGTCATCACGGGCTTCCGTGTGGCGCTCGGCGGCGCGCAGGAGCGCTACGGCGTCATGCCCGACCTCACCACGCTCGGCAAGATCATCGGTGGCGGCTTCCCGGTGGGCGCCTTCGGCGGCAAGCGGGAGATCATGGACCAGCTCGCGCCCGTGGGTCCCGTCTACCAGGCCGGCACGCTCTCGGGCAATCCGGTGGCGATGGCGGCGGGTCTCGCGCTCATCGCCGAGCTCTCGAAGCCGGGGATCTACGACGAACTGGAGCGCAAAGGCGCGCGCCTTGAGGCGGGGCTACGGGCGGCCGCCTATGCTGCCGGGATCGACGCCTACTTCACGCGCGTGGGCGCCATGGCGTGCATCTTCTTCACCGCCGAGGTGGTGCGCGACTGGACGACCGCTTCGACGAGCGACACCGATCGCTACGCCCGCTACTTCCGAGGCATGCTCGACCGGGGTATCGTGCTCGCACCGAGCCAGTTCGAGGCCACGTTCGTCGGCATGGCGCACAGTGATGCGGACATCGATGCGATGACCGACGCGGCAGGAGAAGTGCTCGCCACGCTATGA
- the neuB gene encoding N-acetylneuraminate synthase translates to MSGPRIIAEAGVNHNGSRERALEMVDAAAAAGADVVKFQSFDPVSLVSAGAVKADYQEKQTGSGTQLDMLAALTLDEAAHAALLRRCAERGIAFLSTPFDVRSVGLLASLGVREYKLPSGEITDLPVLRAVAGFAESVLLSTGMATLEEIGAALDALEAAGLPRDRVTLLHCTTEYPAPIDEVNLLAMRELADTFGVPVGYSDHTEGIEVAIAAAALGAVVIEKHFTLDRTLPGPDHAASIEPDELAALVSATAKVARALGTGHKAPTPSELRNAPVVRKSIVAARAIEAGEAFTAENLTAKRPGTGLSPMVWDSVMGRVAARRFEADEAIEL, encoded by the coding sequence GTGAGCGGGCCGCGGATCATCGCCGAAGCCGGCGTGAACCACAACGGATCGCGCGAACGTGCCCTGGAGATGGTGGACGCGGCGGCTGCGGCCGGCGCGGACGTCGTCAAGTTCCAGAGCTTCGACCCCGTGTCGCTCGTCTCCGCAGGTGCGGTGAAGGCCGACTACCAGGAGAAGCAGACCGGCTCGGGCACACAGCTCGACATGCTCGCCGCCCTCACGCTCGACGAGGCCGCGCATGCGGCACTGCTTCGGAGGTGCGCCGAGCGAGGCATCGCGTTCCTCTCGACCCCCTTCGACGTGCGGAGCGTCGGTCTGTTGGCCTCCCTCGGCGTGCGCGAGTACAAGCTGCCCTCCGGTGAGATCACCGATCTGCCCGTCCTGCGGGCGGTCGCCGGTTTCGCCGAGAGCGTGCTGCTCTCAACCGGTATGGCCACGCTCGAGGAGATCGGCGCGGCGCTCGACGCACTCGAGGCCGCCGGACTACCGAGGGACCGCGTGACGCTGCTGCACTGCACCACCGAGTACCCGGCGCCCATCGACGAGGTGAACCTGCTGGCGATGCGCGAGCTCGCCGACACGTTCGGCGTTCCCGTGGGCTACTCGGATCACACCGAGGGGATCGAGGTGGCGATCGCCGCCGCCGCGCTCGGCGCTGTCGTCATCGAGAAGCACTTCACGCTCGACCGGACGTTGCCGGGGCCCGATCATGCGGCAAGCATCGAGCCCGATGAGCTGGCCGCGCTCGTCTCGGCCACCGCGAAGGTCGCCCGCGCCCTCGGCACGGGGCACAAGGCACCCACACCCTCGGAGTTGCGGAACGCGCCGGTGGTGCGCAAGAGCATCGTCGCGGCGCGCGCTATCGAGGCGGGCGAAGCGTTCACCGCGGAGAATCTGACCGCCAAGCGGCCCGGCACGGGTCTGAGCCCGATGGTGTGGGACTCGGTCATGGGGCGCGTCGCTGCGCGGCGCTTCGAGGCGGACGAGGCGATCGAACTGTGA
- the galU gene encoding UTP--glucose-1-phosphate uridylyltransferase GalU: protein MKAIIPAAGLGTRFLPATKEQPKEMLPVVSKPVIQYVVEEAVAAGVNDVLVVTGRGKRAIEDHFDRSAELEDLLERSGNTEKLRQIRAIPELANVFYVRQGRPRGLGHAVLCGAPHTGDEPFYVMLGDVLVPKNDCLPRLKAVYDRYGASVLAVEPVEQQYVSRYGVIAGTEVEPGVWKITDLVEKPPANEAPSNLAIFGRYLLTPEVMRILPRVDAGRGGEIQLTDALRKLLETQEIYAITMDCVGYDTGNVLSWLEANIAIALDTEEYGIQLRERLGRLLR, encoded by the coding sequence ATGAAGGCCATCATCCCCGCCGCGGGACTCGGCACCCGGTTCCTTCCGGCCACCAAGGAGCAGCCGAAAGAGATGCTGCCCGTGGTGAGCAAGCCGGTCATCCAGTACGTGGTGGAAGAGGCGGTGGCTGCCGGCGTGAACGACGTTCTCGTCGTGACCGGCAGGGGTAAGCGTGCCATCGAGGACCACTTCGACCGCTCCGCGGAACTCGAGGACCTGCTCGAGAGGAGCGGCAACACCGAGAAGCTGCGACAGATCCGCGCCATCCCGGAACTCGCGAACGTCTTCTACGTCCGGCAGGGTCGGCCTCGCGGACTCGGTCACGCCGTGCTGTGCGGTGCGCCGCACACCGGCGATGAGCCGTTCTACGTGATGCTCGGCGACGTCCTCGTGCCGAAGAACGACTGCCTGCCCAGGCTCAAGGCGGTCTACGACCGGTATGGCGCGTCGGTCCTTGCGGTCGAACCTGTCGAGCAGCAGTACGTGAGCCGGTATGGCGTCATCGCCGGCACGGAAGTCGAGCCCGGCGTATGGAAGATCACCGACCTCGTCGAGAAGCCCCCGGCCAACGAGGCTCCCTCTAATCTGGCCATCTTCGGGCGCTACCTGCTCACCCCCGAGGTCATGCGCATTCTTCCGCGTGTGGATGCGGGCCGTGGCGGCGAGATCCAGCTCACTGATGCGCTACGGAAGCTCCTGGAGACCCAGGAGATCTACGCCATCACGATGGACTGCGTCGGCTACGACACCGGCAACGTTCTGTCGTGGCTTGAGGCCAACATCGCAATTGCGCTCGATACCGAGGAGTACGGCATCCAGCTGAGGGAACGCCTCGGCCGTCTGCTGCGCTAG
- a CDS encoding sugar phosphate nucleotidyltransferase produces the protein MHPQLTDITVSPDIMIVDALRVLDETGGKILIAVEGGALVGVLTDGDIRRHILAGKTLTEPLSAAMNRDPVRIGSGASETEVRDHMMARRVHCMPVVEADGSVVDAVWWADVFADPVGMPRTPANVPVAIMAGGMGTRLDPFTRILPKPLIPVGDNPVLRLIMDRMHDQGCTRFLVSLNFKASLIRAYFSDEDLPYPLDFFDEGEPLGTAGSLSLMAASLGETFILTNCDNIMDIELADLVKQHREAGNLITLVASMKHVVLPYGIIDVGPGGALEALHEKPRYDLLASTGMYVMEPGVLDLIVPEERTDATDLIARAMNAGSRVGVYPIPERLWLDVGQLEELQFALDRLGIR, from the coding sequence GTGCATCCCCAGTTGACGGACATCACCGTTTCGCCGGACATCATGATCGTCGACGCGCTGCGCGTCCTCGACGAGACGGGTGGCAAGATCCTGATCGCGGTGGAGGGCGGCGCGCTGGTGGGCGTACTCACCGACGGTGACATCCGGCGGCACATCCTGGCGGGCAAGACGCTCACCGAACCTCTATCGGCGGCGATGAACCGCGACCCGGTGCGCATCGGGTCAGGCGCCTCCGAGACTGAGGTCCGCGACCACATGATGGCGCGCCGCGTGCACTGCATGCCCGTGGTGGAAGCCGACGGCTCGGTGGTCGACGCCGTGTGGTGGGCCGATGTCTTCGCCGACCCGGTGGGAATGCCCCGCACGCCCGCGAACGTGCCCGTTGCGATCATGGCCGGGGGAATGGGCACCCGACTCGACCCGTTCACCCGCATCCTGCCCAAGCCGCTCATCCCCGTGGGCGACAACCCGGTGCTCCGACTGATCATGGATCGGATGCACGACCAGGGGTGCACGCGGTTCCTGGTCTCGCTCAACTTCAAGGCGAGTCTGATACGTGCGTACTTCAGTGACGAGGACCTGCCGTACCCGCTCGACTTCTTCGACGAGGGCGAGCCGCTTGGCACCGCCGGGAGCCTCTCGCTCATGGCCGCCTCGCTCGGCGAGACCTTCATCCTCACCAACTGCGACAACATCATGGACATCGAGTTAGCCGACCTCGTGAAGCAGCACCGGGAGGCGGGGAACCTCATCACGCTCGTCGCGTCGATGAAGCATGTGGTGCTGCCGTACGGGATCATCGACGTGGGTCCCGGCGGCGCGCTCGAGGCGCTTCACGAGAAGCCGCGGTACGACCTGCTGGCCTCCACCGGCATGTACGTCATGGAACCCGGGGTACTCGATCTGATCGTCCCCGAGGAGCGCACCGACGCGACCGATCTCATCGCACGGGCCATGAATGCCGGCTCGCGCGTGGGCGTGTACCCGATCCCCGAGAGGCTCTGGCTCGACGTCGGCCAGCTGGAGGAGCTGCAGTTCGCCCTCGACCGACTGGGAATCCGGTGA
- the rfbF gene encoding glucose-1-phosphate cytidylyltransferase, which translates to MKVVILAGGLGTRLSEETSVRPKPMAEIGDKPILWHIMKMYSHYGFNEFVICLGYKGYMIKEYFSNYFLHNCDVTFDMRTNELAVHQNVNEPWKVTLVDTGAETMTGGRVKRVAEYLNGERFMLTYGDGVADVDIPALLAFHEAHGKQATLTAVQPLGRFGALDVEGDAVRSFREKPLGDGDWINGGFMVLEPGVLDRIESDETIFEGYPLQSLAAEGELRAYQHAGFWQPMDTLRDKRHLEDLWDSGSAPWKVW; encoded by the coding sequence ATGAAGGTAGTCATTCTTGCAGGCGGTCTCGGTACGCGCCTGTCCGAGGAGACGAGCGTTCGGCCGAAGCCGATGGCCGAGATCGGCGACAAGCCGATCCTCTGGCACATCATGAAGATGTACAGCCACTACGGCTTCAACGAATTCGTCATCTGTCTGGGCTACAAGGGCTACATGATCAAGGAGTACTTCTCCAACTACTTCTTGCACAACTGCGACGTGACCTTCGACATGCGCACCAACGAACTCGCGGTGCATCAGAACGTCAACGAGCCCTGGAAGGTGACACTCGTCGACACGGGCGCGGAGACGATGACGGGCGGCCGCGTGAAGCGTGTGGCCGAGTACCTCAACGGCGAGCGCTTCATGCTCACCTACGGTGACGGCGTCGCGGATGTCGACATCCCTGCGCTGCTCGCGTTCCATGAGGCGCATGGCAAGCAGGCGACGCTTACCGCCGTCCAGCCGCTCGGCCGCTTCGGCGCGCTCGATGTGGAGGGTGACGCGGTGCGCTCGTTCCGCGAGAAGCCCCTCGGCGATGGCGACTGGATCAACGGCGGCTTCATGGTCCTCGAGCCGGGCGTGCTCGACCGGATCGAATCGGACGAGACGATCTTCGAAGGGTATCCACTGCAGTCGCTCGCTGCCGAAGGCGAGCTGCGCGCCTACCAGCACGCGGGCTTCTGGCAGCCGATGGACACACTGCGCGACAAGCGACACCTGGAGGACCTCTGGGACTCGGGTTCAGCGCCGTGGAAGGTGTGGTGA
- the rfbG gene encoding CDP-glucose 4,6-dehydratase gives MAELFGNAYAGRRVLITGHTGFKGSWLVEWLLMLGAEVSGYALEPPTDPSLFDELGLAERLTRHVIGDVRDLAHLREVIRAAAPEIVFHLAAQPLVRLSYETPVETYETNVMGTVNLLEAARSCPSVRAIVVVTSDKCYENRETGHAYREGDAMGGYDPYSSSKGCAELVTAAYRRSFYGEASPVRIASVRAGNVIGGGDWAADRIVPDCIRALEAGAPIVVRNPDAVRPWQHVLEPLSGYLYLGSRMLGGSADFDGPWNFGPEEQGTVPVREVADAIVAAWGSGTWTTPPQPGGPHEAHLLVLDITKVHEHLGWRPLYPVARTLEVTAAWYAARHEGADIVAITGADITAYADEAVRTGAVWANDRTTGSEQTT, from the coding sequence GTGGCCGAGCTCTTCGGCAACGCATACGCCGGACGGCGCGTGCTCATCACTGGACACACCGGCTTCAAGGGCTCGTGGCTGGTCGAGTGGCTGCTGATGCTCGGCGCCGAGGTGAGCGGTTACGCACTCGAGCCGCCGACGGACCCGAGCCTGTTCGACGAGCTGGGTCTCGCCGAACGGCTCACGCGGCACGTCATCGGCGACGTGCGCGATCTCGCGCACCTTCGCGAGGTGATACGGGCGGCCGCACCCGAGATCGTGTTCCACCTCGCAGCACAGCCGCTCGTGCGGCTTTCGTACGAGACGCCGGTCGAGACCTACGAGACCAACGTCATGGGCACCGTGAACCTCCTGGAGGCGGCTCGGTCGTGTCCGTCTGTGCGCGCGATCGTGGTGGTCACCTCCGACAAGTGCTACGAGAACCGTGAGACCGGCCATGCGTACCGCGAGGGCGACGCGATGGGCGGTTACGATCCGTACAGCTCCTCGAAGGGCTGCGCCGAGCTGGTGACCGCGGCATACCGCCGGTCGTTTTACGGCGAGGCGTCGCCGGTGCGCATCGCGAGCGTCCGCGCCGGCAACGTCATCGGCGGCGGTGATTGGGCGGCCGATCGCATCGTGCCCGACTGTATCCGGGCGCTCGAGGCGGGAGCGCCGATAGTGGTGCGCAACCCGGACGCGGTTCGTCCCTGGCAGCACGTGCTCGAGCCGCTCTCCGGCTACCTGTACCTCGGGAGCCGGATGCTCGGCGGCTCCGCCGATTTCGACGGACCGTGGAACTTCGGCCCGGAGGAGCAGGGCACCGTGCCCGTGCGCGAGGTGGCCGACGCGATCGTCGCGGCATGGGGTTCCGGCACGTGGACGACGCCCCCGCAGCCGGGCGGTCCGCACGAGGCGCACCTGCTCGTGCTCGACATCACCAAGGTGCATGAGCACCTCGGCTGGCGACCGCTATATCCGGTGGCGCGCACGCTCGAGGTGACCGCCGCATGGTACGCCGCTCGGCACGAGGGCGCCGACATCGTGGCCATCACCGGGGCCGACATCACCGCATACGCCGACGAGGCCGTCCGCACGGGCGCCGTGTGGGCGAACGACCGCACCACAGGAAGCGAGCAGACCACGTGA
- a CDS encoding GDP-mannose 4,6-dehydratase — translation MDLKGKRVTVTGADGFIGSHLVEALVAHGATVRAFVFYNSFGTWGWLDTLPKEFLGQVEVTMGDVRDANFVRESLTRADAVMHLAALIGIPYSYVAPDTYVDTNIRGTLNVLQAGRALDLERIMITSTSEVYGTALYAPIDEKHPVQGQSPYSASKIAADKMGESFFRSFDAPVVTARPFNTYGPRQSARAIIPTIITQLLGGAETIQLGSLHPTRDLNYVTDTCAGMIALTECDAAIGREVNIGTGREITVGALAEALIAAVRPGTGIVSADERQRPEKSEVERLLADNRLITEITGWAPQVTLEEGLQRTVEWFSDPANLARYKWGIYNV, via the coding sequence GTGGATCTGAAGGGCAAGAGGGTCACTGTCACTGGCGCTGATGGCTTCATCGGGAGCCACCTGGTTGAGGCGCTCGTCGCGCACGGCGCAACGGTGCGCGCGTTCGTCTTCTACAACTCGTTCGGCACGTGGGGATGGCTCGATACGCTGCCGAAGGAGTTCCTCGGCCAGGTCGAGGTCACGATGGGAGACGTCCGCGACGCCAACTTCGTGCGCGAGAGCCTCACGCGCGCCGACGCGGTCATGCACCTCGCGGCACTCATCGGCATCCCGTACTCTTACGTGGCGCCCGACACGTATGTGGACACGAACATCCGCGGCACGCTGAACGTCTTGCAGGCGGGCCGCGCACTCGATCTCGAGCGCATCATGATCACCTCGACCTCCGAGGTGTACGGCACCGCGCTGTACGCACCGATCGACGAGAAGCACCCGGTGCAGGGGCAGTCGCCGTACTCGGCGTCCAAGATCGCCGCCGACAAGATGGGCGAGTCGTTCTTCCGCTCGTTCGACGCGCCAGTCGTGACCGCGCGGCCGTTCAACACGTACGGCCCGCGCCAGTCGGCCCGGGCGATCATTCCCACGATCATCACGCAGCTGCTGGGTGGCGCCGAGACCATCCAGCTCGGCTCGCTCCACCCGACCCGCGACCTCAACTACGTGACCGACACGTGTGCCGGTATGATTGCGCTCACCGAGTGCGACGCGGCCATCGGCCGCGAGGTGAACATCGGCACCGGTCGCGAGATCACGGTGGGCGCGCTCGCCGAGGCGCTCATCGCCGCTGTCCGTCCGGGTACCGGTATCGTGAGCGCCGACGAGCGGCAGCGCCCCGAGAAGAGCGAGGTGGAGCGGCTGCTCGCGGACAACCGCCTGATCACGGAGATCACCGGCTGGGCGCCGCAGGTCACGCTCGAGGAGGGTCTGCAGCGGACCGTGGAGTGGTTCAGCGACCCCGCCAACCTCGCCCGCTATAAGTGGGGCATCTACAATGTCTGA
- a CDS encoding aminotransferase class I/II-fold pyridoxal phosphate-dependent enzyme, with protein MSDPALRFLSLSVPVVTGNERAYVNDCLDTGWLSGAGAYVGKFEAAVCELTGARYAVACASGTAALHVALLIAGVSPGDAVIVPTATFIASANSVRYCGADPVLVGCDDRLGLDPALLEEYLATNLDPATGTVIDAANGRPVKAIMPVHIFGDPCDMERILALGEQYSIPVIEDATESLGSRFTEGPLAGKATGPLGFAGTFSFNGNKIITTGAGGMLVTNDEAVAARARYLCYQAKDDALRYVHGAVGFNYAMSNVAAAIGLGQIEQLQEKIEVKRANRARYVAGFAGAPGLRFLEAPAGTDPNCWFYTLLVEPDEFGMDREELMNRLTEAGIQTRPLWLPVHMQVPYAGCTVVGPERAVWYWERILNLPCTSDLVADDVDRVVQAVRSLYRS; from the coding sequence ATGTCTGATCCCGCGCTCCGCTTCCTGTCGCTGTCGGTACCGGTGGTCACCGGCAACGAGCGCGCGTACGTCAACGACTGTCTGGATACCGGCTGGCTGTCCGGCGCGGGCGCCTACGTGGGCAAGTTCGAAGCCGCCGTGTGCGAACTCACCGGCGCGCGCTACGCGGTTGCATGCGCGAGCGGCACGGCCGCGCTCCACGTCGCACTGCTCATCGCGGGCGTCAGCCCCGGGGACGCGGTCATCGTCCCCACAGCCACGTTCATCGCCTCGGCGAACTCGGTTCGCTACTGTGGCGCCGATCCCGTGCTCGTGGGATGCGACGATCGCCTCGGCCTCGATCCGGCGCTGCTCGAGGAGTATCTGGCGACCAACCTGGATCCGGCCACCGGCACGGTGATCGACGCTGCCAACGGCCGGCCCGTGAAGGCGATCATGCCCGTCCACATCTTCGGCGATCCGTGCGACATGGAGCGGATCCTCGCGCTGGGCGAGCAGTACTCGATTCCGGTGATCGAGGACGCGACCGAGAGCCTGGGCTCCCGCTTCACGGAAGGGCCACTTGCCGGGAAGGCCACCGGCCCGCTCGGCTTCGCCGGCACGTTCTCCTTCAACGGCAACAAGATCATCACCACGGGCGCAGGCGGCATGCTCGTCACCAACGATGAGGCCGTAGCCGCCCGCGCCCGCTACCTCTGCTACCAGGCCAAGGACGATGCGCTGCGCTACGTCCACGGTGCGGTGGGCTTCAACTACGCCATGAGCAACGTCGCGGCGGCCATCGGTCTCGGGCAGATCGAGCAGCTTCAGGAGAAGATCGAGGTCAAGCGCGCGAACCGCGCCCGCTACGTGGCCGGCTTTGCCGGAGCGCCAGGCCTGCGTTTCCTCGAGGCGCCCGCCGGGACCGACCCGAACTGCTGGTTCTACACGCTGTTGGTGGAGCCGGACGAGTTCGGCATGGATCGTGAGGAGCTGATGAACCGGCTCACCGAGGCGGGGATCCAGACCCGCCCGCTGTGGCTGCCCGTGCACATGCAGGTGCCGTATGCAGGCTGTACTGTCGTGGGCCCTGAGCGTGCGGTATGGTACTGGGAACGGATCCTCAACCTGCCCTGCACGAGCGATCTTGTCGCCGACGACGTCGACCGGGTCGTGCAGGCCGTTCGTTCGTTGTACAGGAGCTAG
- the rfbH gene encoding lipopolysaccharide biosynthesis protein RfbH, whose translation MSESERAQQLRQEVLAKTAEYYAEAFGGTAAFEPGASRVPYAGRVFDEREIVSLVDSSLDFWLTYGRFSRRFEEELAAFLGLKHCFLVNSGSSANLLAFSALTSPRLGERRIERGDEVITVAAGFPTTIAPVVQYGAVPVFVDVVLETGNIDVTQLEAALSPRTKAVMLAHTLGNTFDVDAVTAFCERHGLWLIEDNCDALGSKWRGRYTGGFGHVGTSSFYPPHHMTMGEGGAVYTDDDELAAIVLAMRDWGRDCICPSGVDNRCGKRFSQQFGTLPFGYDHKYVYSEFGYNLKVSDMQAAVGVEQLKKLPGFIAARRRNFDRLTELLAPVADTVILPVATEGAEPSWFGYLMTVREGSGVTRDVLVEALERAKVQTRMLFGGNMVRQPCFDEMRESSEGYRIVGELTNTDRIMTDAFWIGVYPGMTDEMLVHMADVIVRTVRG comes from the coding sequence GTGAGTGAGAGCGAACGCGCGCAGCAGCTGCGCCAGGAGGTACTGGCCAAGACGGCCGAATACTACGCCGAGGCCTTCGGTGGAACGGCCGCCTTCGAGCCGGGCGCGTCGCGCGTCCCGTATGCCGGGCGCGTCTTCGACGAGCGTGAGATCGTGTCGCTCGTCGACTCCTCGCTCGACTTCTGGCTCACGTACGGCCGTTTCTCGAGGCGTTTCGAAGAGGAGTTGGCGGCTTTCCTCGGCCTCAAGCACTGCTTCCTCGTGAACTCGGGCTCCTCGGCGAACCTGCTCGCGTTCTCGGCGCTCACCTCGCCGCGACTCGGCGAGCGGCGGATCGAACGCGGCGACGAGGTCATCACCGTTGCGGCCGGCTTCCCGACCACGATCGCCCCGGTGGTGCAGTACGGCGCGGTGCCGGTGTTCGTGGACGTGGTGCTCGAGACCGGCAATATCGACGTGACGCAGCTGGAGGCGGCGCTCTCGCCGCGCACGAAGGCGGTCATGCTGGCGCATACGCTCGGCAACACCTTCGACGTGGACGCAGTCACTGCGTTCTGTGAGCGCCACGGCCTGTGGCTCATCGAGGACAACTGCGACGCGCTCGGCTCGAAGTGGCGCGGGCGGTACACTGGCGGCTTCGGTCACGTCGGCACGTCGAGCTTCTACCCGCCGCACCACATGACGATGGGCGAGGGTGGCGCGGTGTACACCGATGACGATGAGCTCGCCGCCATCGTGCTTGCGATGCGCGACTGGGGCCGCGACTGCATCTGCCCCTCGGGTGTGGACAACCGCTGCGGCAAGCGGTTCAGCCAGCAGTTCGGCACGCTGCCGTTCGGCTACGACCACAAGTACGTCTACTCCGAGTTCGGCTACAACCTGAAGGTCTCCGACATGCAGGCGGCCGTGGGTGTGGAGCAGCTGAAGAAGCTCCCAGGCTTCATCGCCGCGCGCAGGCGCAACTTCGACCGCCTGACCGAACTGCTCGCGCCGGTGGCCGACACGGTCATTCTGCCGGTGGCCACCGAAGGCGCCGAGCCGAGCTGGTTCGGCTACCTGATGACGGTGCGCGAGGGGAGTGGCGTCACCCGCGACGTGCTCGTGGAAGCGCTCGAGCGCGCCAAGGTGCAGACGCGGATGCTCTTCGGCGGAAACATGGTCCGGCAGCCGTGCTTCGATGAGATGCGCGAGAGCAGCGAGGGCTACCGCATCGTTGGCGAGCTCACGAACACCGACCGCATCATGACCGATGCATTCTGGATCGGTGTGTATCCGGGGATGACAGACGAGATGCTGGTGCACATGGCCGACGTGATCGTGCGGACGGTCCGCGGCTAG